Part of the Thermodesulfovibrionales bacterium genome, GTCGTTATCATGAGCGGGGATTCCGGGGTCGGTTCTCCGATCGGATAGATCTTCTGTTCCACCTGCATCGGGACCTGCGGGTCGGTGTAGATATTCTGTCTCAGGGTGAAGAGGGCGAGGTTCTTCCATTTTTCGATACTGCTGAGCACTACTATCGAAGAGTATTTGGCAATCCCGAGGACGGCCATGAGCATTTCGAAGAGGCTGTCGTCCCTCTGGGCGAACGTGATCACCGGATAGCCGAGCGGCTTGAAGTTCTTCTTTATCGCCGCCCTCCGGATGAGGGTGTTGTTTTCGAGTATCTCTTTTGCCTTTTGCGCTCCCGGGTCAAGAACCATATCCTCAACGCCCATACCCTTGATCTTTTCGGTGAGTGCCGAGAGGGCATCGAGACTCTTTGCAGACACTCCGAGAGAAACCTTAAAGGTCTTCGCCAGGCCTGCCATGGCATCGGCATTCGCCTCGTCGGCTCCGTAGAGCAGCGGCTTCTTATCGCCGGCGATCTTGAGCGCCGCCTCCGCAGCGGCGGGATTGCTTGTCCCGATGATGAGGGGAATTGCCGGAGCCTTAGTCGAAACGGTCTGAACGGCAGCCGCCAACTTCGCCGGGTCGTTCGATGGATTGCTCAGAAAGATCGCGTTAATCCGCAGTTTCTGCCCGACCCTGTCCATCTCGGAATTTAGGACTTCTTCGACGACCTTGGCGATCTCGGCCTCGGGAAGGGAATCCTTTATCTCGACCGCGAAACCACAGGGGTTCACAAATTTCTTCTCATGCCTGAAGAGCACTGTCTCCTCGCCCATCTTCACAGCCTTGTCGCCGGAACCGAGCGTAATCGGCCTGACAGGAGGTGCCGAGGCCTCTCCGAGAAGCCTCTTCGCTTCGTCAGAAACATCGGGACACGCATCGAGTGATGCCTGCCTTTGCGCGAGCTTCATCGCAAAGGCGAGACAGGTCGGGTGTCCGCACTTCTTACAGTTCGTTTTCGGAAGCAACTTGAATATTTCGACGCCTGTTAAAGCCATTTTTTCCTCCCTTACATTAACTCATCTATGAATTTTTCGACCGCCCTGACGGCATCCGGATGCCTCATGATGAGAAGCTCCGCTCCCGCGAGAAGCAGCGCACCGGCGGTAGTCGTCTCCCATCCGATGCCGCGCTTATCGACCGCTCCCCAGTGGGGAAGGTCCGCCTCAGGGGCCTGAGCCTCTTTCACCTTCCAGACGAACATGCCGACATCCCCCAGGAGCGGAGGCTGCATGGTGGCGTCATTCTGAGTCAAGGCCGCAAGCCGTATCCTCTCCATAACCGAATAGGTGTATTCGAGGCCATAGCCTAGGGCAGAGCACATCGGGTCCGTTATGAGCCTCTCCTTGTCAAACCCCATCTGGGTTATAAGGATATTGAGCTGCTTCGAGAGGTTGATATCGAGCTCCGACATGGCGATCAGCTTCAGATTGTTCGCCATGGCTGCGGCAGCGATAGTTTTGTAGTTGCCTTCCTGGGCCTTTCCGATCACGCAATTCTTGTCCTTTGCCGCTTCTGCGACAGCGACGAGAACAGAGGAGTCCTTCTCGATCTGGTTGCTCCCGAGTATGATGAGCGGGATGTTGATTGCGGCGAGGACATCCTTCACGGTCTTCGCTGCGTCCGCAGCGGAACGGTCACCCCTGTCGGGATGAGTACTGATGAGCCTGAGGGCTATCGCCTTGGCACCGAGTTCGTTCTGACAGTGCTGGGCCCACTTCACCGGGTCCCCCGAAACGCCCTCATAGACTTTCCTGACAGTTTCAGGCCAGTCGTCGGGTGGGATGTCCTGAATTTCATAGGCGATGAGCGGCCTGTTCGGGACAATTCCCTCGAATGCATGGAAGGTCAGAACATTCTCGCCGCCGAAAACAGCGGTTTTTTCCGACCCCATCGCAAGTTCGTAAACCCTCCCCGGATATGTTTCCTTTGGTGCAACAAAAGCCATAATTGACCTCCCTATTTCAGTCCCGCGTCACCGGTTTCGAGTCCTCGGTCCGGAGCGTGCAGAGCGCCCTACCCCGTTTTGACGTCGGACAGTCGACTCCCGACTGCGGATAGTTTATTACATTTCAAGATAGGAATGGGCATACAATGTCCTGCCCATGATCACATCAAGCGTCTTGCTGATCTCCGCCATCTTCTTGGCGTCAGAAAGTTTTTTCCCGGCCACGACGTCTGCCACCATGCCCTTCTCATTCGTCGCCTCTGCCATCTCATGGGCATCGGCAATGGCAGCGGTCAGACCCGCGTCCGCCAGGAGCAGGAAATAGTACTTGTTCAAGATCGGCCTGAGGGCCTTGGGGCACCCGTTCGAAATATTGCTCAGGCCTACGACGGTCTTCATGGGAGGATCGTTCATCTCCTGAAACATCGCGATCGCCTTGATGACGTGACGTGCATGATCCTGCGAAGTCGCTATCTGCAGGACGAGGGGGTCGAGGTAGAGGTCTTCGAGAGGAACGCCATACTCCATGGCGCGGCCCATGATCTCGGCGGCGATGGCCGAACGCTCCTCTGCATCGGCCGGCAGCCCGCCCTTGCCTACGGTAAGGCCTATCACCTGTGAATTATATTTCGCTCCGAGCTCGAGAATCGGAAATCTCTCAGGGTCATTCGATGTCGAGTTAATCAACGGCCTGCCCCATTGACCGTTATGCACCTTGAGCCCCGCCTCAATAGCCTTGAAGTTTGTCGTATCGAGACAGACCGGCAGGGGAACGACTTCTTGGATCGTAGTGACCATCCACTGCATCAAGTCCTCCCCGCCATCCTCGGCAGGACCGATGTTTGCGTCTATCATCCCGGCACCCGCCTTCCATTGAGCGGTCGCTATCTCCTGTATGGGTCCCTTGTCCTTTTTCATCATAGCCTCCCGAACCCTCTTGGCTATGATGCTCAACTTCTCACCGATTATGAGCATCGGCAGCACCTCCGTTACGATTAAATTATGTGATGTCGGAAAATGTTCTGTTTTGCGACGCGAAGAGTTACCTAAATAAAAATGTATGATGCTACCACAAAAATGCATCCAAGTAAAGAGGTATTTTCAGCGTACTTGACCAGCGCGAAGTCTCCGAGATCTTCTCTATGGAATCTTCAGGGAATCGAATATGCCGAAGAGCGCCTTTACCGATGAGGCATCGGAAGGGAGATCGAAGAGCGGCTTCCCCTCGAGGTCGAATCTGAATACCATATCATCCTGCGGGACAAGCCCTGCCACGGTAATGCCCCACTTTTCCGCCGTCTCGGAGAGGTCCCGGCCTTCGAGCCCGACTACCCGGTTGATGATGAGGACGCGCTTGTCGACCTCGAGCCGGAGCTCATCGACGAGTTCGTATATCCGCTTCGCCGTCATAATGCCCTTCGCCGTGGGGTCGCTCACAATAACGAGCAGATCGATCTTGTGCGTCGTCCTTCTGCTGAGATGTTCCATGCCCGCCTCGTTATCGATAACGATATAGGGATAGGTCTCCGAGAGCTTATCCGTGTATTTCCTGATGATGTTGTTCGCAGCGCAGTAACAGCCGGGCCCCTCGGGCCGGCCCATGACGAGAAGATCGACTCCGCGCGATTCAATAATGGCCTGCTGCACCTGATAATCGAAGAGCTGTTCCATGCTCATGCCGCCGGGACGCTCCCCTCCT contains:
- a CDS encoding acetyl-CoA decarbonylase/synthase complex subunit delta, which produces MAFVAPKETYPGRVYELAMGSEKTAVFGGENVLTFHAFEGIVPNRPLIAYEIQDIPPDDWPETVRKVYEGVSGDPVKWAQHCQNELGAKAIALRLISTHPDRGDRSAADAAKTVKDVLAAINIPLIILGSNQIEKDSSVLVAVAEAAKDKNCVIGKAQEGNYKTIAAAAMANNLKLIAMSELDINLSKQLNILITQMGFDKERLITDPMCSALGYGLEYTYSVMERIRLAALTQNDATMQPPLLGDVGMFVWKVKEAQAPEADLPHWGAVDKRGIGWETTTAGALLLAGAELLIMRHPDAVRAVEKFIDELM
- the acsC gene encoding acetyl-CoA decarbonylase/synthase complex subunit gamma codes for the protein MALTGVEIFKLLPKTNCKKCGHPTCLAFAMKLAQRQASLDACPDVSDEAKRLLGEASAPPVRPITLGSGDKAVKMGEETVLFRHEKKFVNPCGFAVEIKDSLPEAEIAKVVEEVLNSEMDRVGQKLRINAIFLSNPSNDPAKLAAAVQTVSTKAPAIPLIIGTSNPAAAEAALKIAGDKKPLLYGADEANADAMAGLAKTFKVSLGVSAKSLDALSALTEKIKGMGVEDMVLDPGAQKAKEILENNTLIRRAAIKKNFKPLGYPVITFAQRDDSLFEMLMAVLGIAKYSSIVVLSSIEKWKNLALFTLRQNIYTDPQVPMQVEQKIYPIGEPTPESPLMITTNFSLTYFIVSGEVENSKVPCRLAVMDCEGLSVLTGWAAGKFTASKIAQFIQESGVEKEIKHKELIIPGYVAILSGAIEEKLPGWKVTVGPREANALPAFLKSR
- a CDS encoding AAA family ATPase — protein: MAYVIALAGKGGTGKTSTASLAVRYLIEKKKGPVLAVDADSNACLNEALGVKVHATIGKLREESLEAIRAGGERPGGMSMEQLFDYQVQQAIIESRGVDLLVMGRPEGPGCYCAANNIIRKYTDKLSETYPYIVIDNEAGMEHLSRRTTHKIDLLVIVSDPTAKGIMTAKRIYELVDELRLEVDKRVLIINRVVGLEGRDLSETAEKWGITVAGLVPQDDMVFRFDLEGKPLFDLPSDASSVKALFGIFDSLKIP
- a CDS encoding dihydropteroate synthase, whose amino-acid sequence is MLIIGEKLSIIAKRVREAMMKKDKGPIQEIATAQWKAGAGMIDANIGPAEDGGEDLMQWMVTTIQEVVPLPVCLDTTNFKAIEAGLKVHNGQWGRPLINSTSNDPERFPILELGAKYNSQVIGLTVGKGGLPADAEERSAIAAEIMGRAMEYGVPLEDLYLDPLVLQIATSQDHARHVIKAIAMFQEMNDPPMKTVVGLSNISNGCPKALRPILNKYYFLLLADAGLTAAIADAHEMAEATNEKGMVADVVAGKKLSDAKKMAEISKTLDVIMGRTLYAHSYLEM